The sequence below is a genomic window from Clostridium putrefaciens.
AATCTGACTTAAATACTTTATGGCCATTATAACGTCTGTATTGTTATATGCCACCCTATCCTTTCCACTTACATCTTTAGATAAATCTAATCCTGTAGCAGGTTTTAACTTTACTACAGCGAATTCACATCCTGGAGCTGCACCTTTTAATTCAGGATTTCTTCCTCTTCCACCTAAAATACCGGCCATACTAGTGCCGTGACCTATATCATCCTTACTAGATACTATTTTATAAGGATCCTCATCATTTTCCATTGCTTTTATAGCCCTATTTATTTCTTCTTTATTAAATTCTACTCCATAATTAAATCCTAAAGGTTTAGATCCGTCGGTTAAGGTTTGATCCCATATATAATTTATTCTAGTAGTATCATCCTCATACATAAATTCTTTGTTCAAATAGTCTATACCTGTGTCTATAGTTCCAACTAAAACCCCGTATCCATCAAGTGGTAAATAAGGATTATTGTGAAACTGCGGTATATCAGCTGCTTCTATAGGAGACATCTCAGATAATGTATACAAGCTAGTATCTTCTTTATAAACTATATTAGTTATGTCTTTTAATATCTTACTTTCAATATCCCTCTTCACTGATATAACCGCAAAGCTTTCATCTAAGATAAAAGCGCAAATATCACTTACTTTTTCTAAACTCTTTACAATATCACCATCATATTCAACTAGATAATTATTATAATCTGGGTTTAAATAAAGATTTCCACAATCTACGCGTAAGGATTCCACAATAAAATCTTCCCCCCTTCTTAAAGATGTAACTAAATCTAAAGATGACTTTCCGCAAACCTCACCATATCCAAAACTATAATTAGGATAAACTATCGTAGTCCTATTCCTCCTTGCACCTTTTAATAGAAAATATTTAAGCCTTTGACCAAATAACAAGGTATCATTTCGATATACAATCCCCCACTCCATAAATAAAGCAGCTATTCCTGAAACAAAAGGCGTTGCCATAGAGGTACCTGTTTTACTATCATAACCACCTCCAGGAGCTGCGGAAATTATATCTTCACCAGGGGCCACCAAGTCCGGTTTAGTTTCTCCGATATCGTCCCTACCCCGCCCTGAAAATCCCGATATATTCATAGTAGAATAATTATAGCTTCCAACTGAAATTACATTACTTACTGTAGCTGGTATACCCAATGTATTAGTTATGCTTGGTTGTAAAAATTTAGTTTTAGGATTTAATCCTTCTGAAATAGGAAGCCACATATCATATCTTCCCCTATAATCATTTTCCAAGGTTATGTTTATATTCCATGTACCTTCGATTAAGAACTTCCCATCTAAGGCTGAAATGCTTATTATAATCTCACCATTTATATCAAAGGGTCTTGGACCAGTGTAATATATGATTACCTTGTTAGAATCAACATTACCCTCAGAACTACCTTGAATTACTGTGTTTTCACCTGTAGTCTTTCCAGAAGGACTTGTTACTTCTATTGAAATGTCACTTAGTATCTCTTTGTATAATTGTATTATTATATCATTTTCCCCTTGCGCAATATTTATAGCTATATTTTGATTCTTTCTAAAAATCCTACCTACATGATGTGCTGCTTCCCCTTCATTTCCTGCTGCTATAACGAAACTTATAGGTTCTATATTAGAAATAGTGCTTATATATTGCTCTAATATACTACTTCCATTATGAGCACCATTATTAGTACTAAAACTTAAGTTTATAACTAAAGGCATATTTAATTCTGACCTTTTGTCTAATAAAATTTTAATAGCTCTCATTATTTGACTAGCCTGAGTATAATTTAAATTTCCAGGCGGTGTTATTTTAATCATAGCAATAGAACTGTTATATGCAGTTCCATAAAAAACCTTATCTATATTGCCACCACCTGATGCTATACCTGCCACATGTGTTCCATGACCTACAAAATCCCTATGCTCTATTAAGCCATAAGGATTTTGTGAATTTATAGCTTCATTTATTTCCTCCTTATTCCAACCCCTTTTTAAAGACATGTCATAAATATACTCAATTCTAGTATTACCTTCAGTATCCATGAATGCTGGATGCTTATAGTCTATTCCAGAATCTATAAATCCAATCAATACCCCTTTACCCGAAAGATTGTAAAGATTCCAAAGTCCATCTACACAAGATGCCTTATTCCCTTCAAGAGAATTTATATATAAGGTTTGCGGAAGTTCAAAATAACTTATACCATCTACCTTACTTATATTATCTGCATCTGATATTTTAAAAGTAATTATTCCAAATCCATAACCTAAATCTTCAATCTCCCCACCCAAATTCTTAACTGATGCATTTACTTTTATAGTATTTTCTCCATATAGCACTAAAAATTCAATATATCCTGCTTTAAATTTATCTACACTAGATAAGTTAATAAGCTTTTCCTTTAACTCTGAAGGCATCGTTTTTACTACTTCTCTTCTATAAATTAAATCACTTGATAAACTTTCGTCTCCAGCTCTTATTAACAGATTCTTATCTTTATTAATTAACTTTTTCATATTAATAAAAAGACCTCCTATGAATAGTATCTATATATTTTATGAGCTGCTATAAGTTTTGCCCCTAAAATAAAGCATTTCATATCATATGATCTTTATAACCTTCAATTTTAATATTTACGTAAACAAAAAAGAGATATTTTTAAATATACATTTAAAAATATCTCTCTTAAATTAAACTAATATAGATATGCCAAATCTTATATCTTTAATACTAAAGAAGGATTTCTAATTTATCTAATCTTGCTATAAACTTCACATTTTTAATTAAAACTGTTTCTGTATCTAAATCAACATTATGATTTAATAGTAAAGCTTTATTACTATCTAATCTTTTTACTTTTCTTATTATCTTTCTACCCTCTAATTCTATAAGACAGATAGTATTAGCTTCCATATCACTTATAAAGTGACATAGTGCTAAATCTCCTTTTCTCATTCTAAATCCTGACATATCGTCATTTTCTATTTGAAGAAAAAACACCTTATCTTGAGGATGACCTTCTATTTTATTAGATATGACAGGTAGCTTTTTATTATCTATTATCTTTGACATATCATAATTAAATATAGGAACATTCTTTAAGACTTCACCAAAAGCTTCACTCCATATATCTTGAACCTCTTCCTTTGGCTTACCCTTTTTATTGCTTAAGCTATCCGCTGTATAAATAGAAGCCTTCGGTTTCACTGTTTCTTCATTTAAGGCTTCTTCATCAATAGACATACTTATATCATTTATATTCTTATCTAAAAGTTTTGATATTCTAGTAATTAAACTTTCATTTATTATCTTTTTTCCCATCTCTACATCATTTACAAAACTCTCAGCTACTCCTAGCTTTTTAGCTAATTGTTTTTGAGTCATTTTTGAATCTAATCTTGCCTTTTTAATTTTTTCTCCTACTCTACTCACTTTAGTTGTTTCCTTTCTCCTCTTGCATCTTCTTATACCATTCTCTTTCCTCTATAAGATGCTCTACAAGATATTCAAATGTCCACCTTTTCGAGGTATCAGTAACTACTGCTAAAATAGGTGACCTTCCTATAGTTGCTCTTATGAGCTTTATAATCTTATCTAATTCATCATCACTAAAACCATTAAATAAAATTACCTTTTCCTTAGGAAGGGATTCTTCTCTTTCTTCTTGTTCAGATTTTTCTACTATGGCCTCTATTTTTTCATGAAATATCTTAGTTGTTATAACTTTATATTTTATATTAGACATTTTAAATACTTCTAAATCCTTTTGTTCAAGACCATAAGCCAAAATCATCTTACTTTCCAAAACATCTCACTCCCTAAAAATTTATCTTATATTCTTTTAGGTTCATCATATTGAACCCCAAATGTATCTACTGTAACCTTATTCATTACTTGATCTTCATATGGCTTGTCACCATGGTCACACTTAGTCTTAACTATACTATCCGCATTATCCATTCCTTCTATAATCTTTCCAAATGCCGCATATTGACCATCTAAATGGGGAGCCTTTTCTACCATTAGGAAAAATTGGCTTCCTGCAGAATCAGGATGACCTGATCTTGCCATAGATATAACGCCTTTTTCATGTTTCAAATGATTCTTAACTCCATTTCCAGAAAACTCTCCCTTTATACCGTATCCTGGTCCTCCCATACCTGTCCCTTCTGGGCAACCACCTTGAATCATAAAACCAGGTATTACTCTATGAAAAGTTAAGCCATTATAA
It includes:
- a CDS encoding S8 family serine peptidase, which produces MKKLINKDKNLLIRAGDESLSSDLIYRREVVKTMPSELKEKLINLSSVDKFKAGYIEFLVLYGENTIKVNASVKNLGGEIEDLGYGFGIITFKISDADNISKVDGISYFELPQTLYINSLEGNKASCVDGLWNLYNLSGKGVLIGFIDSGIDYKHPAFMDTEGNTRIEYIYDMSLKRGWNKEEINEAINSQNPYGLIEHRDFVGHGTHVAGIASGGGNIDKVFYGTAYNSSIAMIKITPPGNLNYTQASQIMRAIKILLDKRSELNMPLVINLSFSTNNGAHNGSSILEQYISTISNIEPISFVIAAGNEGEAAHHVGRIFRKNQNIAINIAQGENDIIIQLYKEILSDISIEVTSPSGKTTGENTVIQGSSEGNVDSNKVIIYYTGPRPFDINGEIIISISALDGKFLIEGTWNINITLENDYRGRYDMWLPISEGLNPKTKFLQPSITNTLGIPATVSNVISVGSYNYSTMNISGFSGRGRDDIGETKPDLVAPGEDIISAAPGGGYDSKTGTSMATPFVSGIAALFMEWGIVYRNDTLLFGQRLKYFLLKGARRNRTTIVYPNYSFGYGEVCGKSSLDLVTSLRRGEDFIVESLRVDCGNLYLNPDYNNYLVEYDGDIVKSLEKVSDICAFILDESFAVISVKRDIESKILKDITNIVYKEDTSLYTLSEMSPIEAADIPQFHNNPYLPLDGYGVLVGTIDTGIDYLNKEFMYEDDTTRINYIWDQTLTDGSKPLGFNYGVEFNKEEINRAIKAMENDEDPYKIVSSKDDIGHGTSMAGILGGRGRNPELKGAAPGCEFAVVKLKPATGLDLSKDVSGKDRVAYNNTDVIMAIKYLSQIASRINKPLVMYISVGTNAGAHDGNSIIERYIDEVSRIRGVVVVSGTGNQGDEDLHASGMFENTGEIKTLEVKISKQQKDLAFEVWIDKPDKVSIGVISPSGEVIEKVPTKLKKGEEIELVFEGSKVFIEYYFPEELTGDELIRVKIEDVREGIWQFKLFGDYIVSGRYNAWLPQRDLLKGDTRFLTPNQFITLMVPSTSRSIITTSYYNQNNNSYVASSGRGYTRDNRIKPDLTTGGINVRTTKVGGGETIVSGSSAASAVLAGACALLFQWGVVEGKDPTIYAPKMKTYLIRGTKKRPGDKYPNPEFGYGMLSLQGIFENMRTMCFEDANNGGKSKEFMESNLGSLFIRMPLNK
- a CDS encoding S24 family peptidase, with the translated sequence MSRVGEKIKKARLDSKMTQKQLAKKLGVAESFVNDVEMGKKIINESLITRISKLLDKNINDISMSIDEEALNEETVKPKASIYTADSLSNKKGKPKEEVQDIWSEAFGEVLKNVPIFNYDMSKIIDNKKLPVISNKIEGHPQDKVFFLQIENDDMSGFRMRKGDLALCHFISDMEANTICLIELEGRKIIRKVKRLDSNKALLLNHNVDLDTETVLIKNVKFIARLDKLEILL
- a CDS encoding DUF3783 domain-containing protein, whose amino-acid sequence is MESKMILAYGLEQKDLEVFKMSNIKYKVITTKIFHEKIEAIVEKSEQEEREESLPKEKVILFNGFSDDELDKIIKLIRATIGRSPILAVVTDTSKRWTFEYLVEHLIEEREWYKKMQEEKGNN
- a CDS encoding peptidylprolyl isomerase, whose amino-acid sequence is MNPIVTMEINNGGIIKIELFPEIAPGTVNNFIHLVNEGFYNGLTFHRVIPGFMIQGGCPEGTGMGGPGYGIKGEFSGNGVKNHLKHEKGVISMARSGHPDSAGSQFFLMVEKAPHLDGQYAAFGKIIEGMDNADSIVKTKCDHGDKPYEDQVMNKVTVDTFGVQYDEPKRI